A genomic segment from Aegilops tauschii subsp. strangulata cultivar AL8/78 chromosome 1, Aet v6.0, whole genome shotgun sequence encodes:
- the LOC109774088 gene encoding L-gulonolactone oxidase 2-like has product MSQGEQAQTRAMKSLAAVLLVAILLQLAGCSPPPDPVTCTDGTSNCTVTNTYGSFTDRTICHAANVVYPSTEQELVAAVAAAASAKRKMKVATKHSHSGPKLACPGGSEGTIISTTRLNRTVSIDAERQLITVESGMVLRDLIQAAAAAGLSLPHSPYWYGLTIGGLLATGAHGSGLWGKGGAVHEYVVGLRIVTPAPACDGFAMVRELGADHPDLDAAKVSLGVVGVVSQVTLALQPLFKRSVTFVERNESDFTAQVAEWGRLHEFADMIWQPQHNKVIYREDDRVDVSAPGNGVGGLFLFRSVPTALLVGGRAIEEQLQENGTDIARCAAEQEGATRQLPAFGFTNDGISFTGYPIVGYQHRIQASGSCIDGPEDALLSSCAWDPRIRGSFMYNSGFSVALSKAPAFIADMLNLRDLNPDAFCGALDGRVGLVLRYVKASSAYLGKHEDSIDVDILFYRSRTDGMPHAHADVVDEIEQMALGKYGGLPHWGKNRNFAFDGAIARYPKADKFLKVKSRYDPDGLFSSEWTDQVLGINGTPNIIENRCAIEGLCICSDDSHCAPEQGYFCRLGKVYKKARVCSSEEDY; this is encoded by the coding sequence ATGTCGCAAGGAGAGCAAGCACAAACACGAGCAATGAAGAGCTTGGCTGCTGTTCTCCTCGTAGCGATCCTGCTCCAGCTCGCCGgctgcagccctccaccggaccCGGTGACCTGCACGGATGGCACGTCCAACTGCACGGTCACCAACACGTACGGCTCCTTCACGGACCGCACCATCTGCCACGCGGCCAACGTCGTCTACCCGAGCACCGAGCAGGAGCTGGTCGCGGCCGTAGCGGCCGCGGCGTCGGCCAAACGCAAGATGAAGGTGGCCACCAAGCACTCGCACAGCGGCCCCAAGCTGGCGTGCCCCGGCGGCAGCGAGGGCACGATCATAAGCACCACACGGCTGAACCGGACGGTTTCCATCGACGCCGAGAGGCAGCTCATCACGGTGGAGAGCGGCATGGTCCTCCGGGACCTGATCCAGGCCGCCGCCGCAGCAGGCCTGTCCTTGCCGCACTCGCCGTACTGGTACGGCCTGACCATCGGCGGGCTCCTCGCGACGGGTGCGCACGGGAGCGGGCTGTGGGGCAAGGGAGGCGCCGTGCACGAGTACGTGGTCGGTCTGAGGATCGTgacgccggcgccggcgtgcgATGGGTTCGCCATGGTGAGGGAGCTAGGCGCCGATCACCCGGACCTGGACGCCGCCAAGGTCTCCCTTGGGGTCGTCGGCGTCGTCTCCCAGGTGACTCTGGCCCTGCAACCGCTGTTCAAGCGGTCGGTGACGTTCGTGGAGCGCAACGAGTCGGACTTCACGGCGCAGGTGGCCGAGTGGGGCCGTCTCCACGAGTTCGCCGACATGATATGGCAGCCGCAGCACAACAAGGTCATCTATCGCGAGGACGACCGCGTCGACGTCTCGGCACCGGGCAATGGCGTCGGCGGCTTGTTCCTTTTCCGCTCCGTCCCCACCGCCCTGCTCGTGGGCGGAAGAGCCATAGAGGAGCAACTGCAGGAGAACGGCACCGACATCGCCCGGTGCGCGGCCGAGCAAGAGGGGGCCACGAGACAGCTGCCGGCCTTCGGCTTCACGAACGATGGCATCTCCTTCACGGGGTACCCGATTGTGGGGTACCAGCACCGCATCCAGGCGTCTGGCTCATGCATCGATGGCCCAGAGGATGCCCTCCTCTCCTCCTGCGCCTGGGACCCGCGCATCCGGGGATCTTTCATGTACAACTCCGGCTTCAGCGTCGCGCTCTCCAAGGCGCCGGCGTTCATAGCCGACATGCTAAACCTCCGGGACCTCAACCCGGACGCATTCTGTGGCGCCCTCGACGGCAGGGTGGGCCTGGTCCTCCGCTACGTCAAGGCATCCTCCGCGTACCTCGGCAAGCACGAGGACTCTATCGATGTCGACATCCTCTTCTACCGGAGCCGCACCGACGGCATGCCACACGCCCATGCCGATGTGGTGGACGAGATCGAACAGATGGCGTTGGGTAAGTATGGCGGTCTGCCGCACTGGGGCAAGAACCGCAACTTCGCCTTCGACGGTGCTATCGCAAGGTACCCCAAAGCCGATAAGTTCCTTAAGGTAAAGAGCAGGTACGACCCCGACGGGCTCTTCTCGAGTGAGTGGACCGACCAGGTGCTCGGTATCAACGGAACTCCCAACATCATCGAGAATCGTTGTGCCATTGAAGGACTCTGCATCTGCTCCGACGACTCACACTGCGCACCGGAGCAGGGCTACTTCTGCCGGCTAGGGAAGGTTTACAAGAAGGCTAGAGTttgctcctcagaggaggattatTAG